The Polypterus senegalus isolate Bchr_013 chromosome 11, ASM1683550v1, whole genome shotgun sequence sequence AATACACTTTGTTTTGTGCAGAAATGACAGTGTCTTTTCGAGGCCGAGGTTTGAAAGGGCAAGAAATAAGCTTGCCTCAGGGTTACACTGGATTGGTGTTAAAGGAGGATCACAGGCCAATTTCTGATGAAGAGGTAAGTTGAAAGTTGCGTAATTTAGCAAATCTCATTGACAGTATTTTAAATGTCTGGTAGCACACCTAGGAGCAGATGGCTGGATATAAGCCCAACCTGATGTCGCACACAGATACGAACAGCTTACATGCTGTCCCATCCACAGAAGGAGAAGATTCCTCTCGTCATTCAGCATGACATGGGGCTTTTGAGAGTGACTTTTGTAACCCAAAGATTTCAAATTCATGTTCCAGGTGAAGAGCCAAGAAAGGATTGGCAGTGTCACAGTGTTTAGTTCAGTCACCTCACAGCTCCAGTCGTTTGCGTTAGAAACCCAATGTAGTCATCATCTGTGTAAAGTTTGTATGAAATATATTTGAAGGTGTTTATGCTAATTAATTTTAGACAGAAGTCTCTATTCCAGTTTCTTCTGTCACCTCTACCCAGCATTTCAACAGAAAAGTGTCTCACTCCATTCCCAGAGATTCCTACATTTCCAGCAACAGTCTTatcatatgcattttttaaaaagacaattaGAGCAGATCTGTTGTTGTATGTCATTTCCACCACTTCATTACAATTTCATAGGTGTTGGGTAGGTGATTAGAagccaaatacagtatatactactgTGGTAACGCTAATGACACAAATACAAATTTTGATGCCAGTGtaatttttaaagaatgttattGTCTTATCACCATTATTTGGCATTGTATTTGCACAATTAATAAATCTGAACCGTGACCTTGGGTGTGTTAACacttattgtattgtatctttaCTTCATTTTTCAGCTGTCTCTTTTAACTTAAGTGTTGTTCATTTCAACCTaaagcattttcttattttaagttTGACCTAGAATATCTGATTTAACCCACAGATTTTGGAGTCACTATTAACACTCCTATACACCATCTAAATCAGACGCATTACAAAAGATGTCATATCTCCAGTTTCTCTCATTTTAGATGTTCAAAATAGTGCAGTCCCTTCTTTATGTACTGGATATCTGGTAGATTTAAAGTGtttatggcattaatgaaaaagGTCAGAATAGAGTATGGCAGGAAACTAGAATTTTAGAACAGTTTTGAccagaacaggtcattcagccaaGCCAGCTCTTCAGTTCGATtcatcctccaaaataacattgagttttgaaggtccctaaagtcctactgtctttCACACTACATAGTAATTTATTCCACATCTGTGGTTCTGAACGTAAAGACAATCTTTCTAATGTTAGTGGAAAATctttcccttaacaagtttgtaactgtgtccccatgttcctgttgaataattcattttaaaaacaacagtagggatctactgtactaattcccttcaaaaatgttaaacaattCAGTTATGACATCTCTTGATCTCCTTCACTCTTAACTCACAGCTTAAATCTTGCAGTCCTGGAATTGCTCTGATTTGGACTTTCACTAGGActtctatgtcctttttttttttcttttcttttctaacatggagaccaaaactgtacacagtactctagTTGAGGCCACacaagtgcattatatagtttaagtGTAAACTCCCTTAGCCTCCTTAATCGCTTCTGTGCACTgtctgaatatacagtagatagtgaTGAATCCACTACGACTCCaaagtccttctcataaagtgtattGTCAAATTTCCAacatcccattgtgtattgaaatgtaacatttttacttagtATATGTaatacattaaacttcatctgccacaaatttgtcCAATCTTGTGATCTGCCTAGGTTCCTCTAATAAGTTGGCTATTTTTatattatctgcccttccacttCGTTTAGTATCCTCTGCAAACTTAAACCAGCTAGTTGTTTGTAAGCAAACTGGACTAGAATATAAATATTAGAAAACGCAGTGGTCCCAACATGGATACTTGCCCTTTGTTCCCAGTGTTCAATCCAATTTTATACATACCTGCAAACGGGGTCCTGAATTCCCACAGCTTTCCTGGCTAAGTAGCAAAATCTTGCTCGGAATTGAATGAGCATATCAATCTGATTTGTCCACTTGTTAACAGAGCCTTAAATTGTCTTGTGAAGCATACAAAACATCATGGTGACCTCCTGCAGGCCATACTGATTGTGATGTGTTGTAAATGACTTGTGGGattttgtatttactgtaattctctaatttgttaaataatttaGCAGTATTTTTCACAGCTTGACTTGAAAATGACTGTATTAATAAGGTGTTTGTAttgcaaaatgattatttttttgattaactTCATAAAGCAGGGAAAGGTGTATTATGTATGTCTGGTGAAATCAATCGTAGTTTTCCTTATAATGAGTCTAGTTGGATGTGTAAAACATTGAAGGTGTTTACTGTTTTAATAGTccattttttatagattttttttttatatccatctGTAGGACAGGACACTAAGAGTCAAATCCACCTTTACTTCTTTGACGTACTGGAACCTGGAGACGCAGCCTACAACAGATGACACAATCGTCATGGCAATGAACTGGCCAGATATTGCTGAAGCGGTAATTTTTCTTAAACTTGCTTAAtaatcatttttgaaaaacaaattatttttccttCCCATATCGCAAATATGTGCAATTAGGCACTTGGGCGCTGTGTGTTTTACCCTGCTGTGAACCGCTTTCCTTTTTAGggatgaacaatactgcacagcCCAGAGTTGACAATTcaaatagtatattttaattgtaaacagaaaataaattattgtatAGTTTTTGTCCCCATATAATAAATGTACAACCCAAATTTCCCAAAAAAGTTGtgacactgtgtaaaatgtaaataaaatcagaatgcaatgatttgcatattttattcacagtagaacatagaaaacaaatcaaatgtttaaactgagaaaatgtattttaagaaaagactatgagctaatatttttcatgaaatagtaaaatggcttactttcaacatttgatatgttttctatgttctgttgtgaataaaataaggttttatgagatttgcaaatcattgcattctgtttttatttaaattttacccAATTTTTACATATGCCTTCTACTTTTGTATTATTTGGACTGACAGGGTAGTCTCAAAGCATTTTAATTCCAACATCTGAAGACATTTCCTTTCTCATAACAATTTTCACAGAGGAGCGTGAGAGAATATCACTTGTGATGTTACTTTAGGAGTTCACAAACAGAAGCGATTATTTTAAAGGTGCCTGCATTTAAtataaataccgtatatacttgcggataggttcttccacggataagtcgggacttgattttacagtataatttgtggtattttataatgacGGTCGTATAAATCAAATGcgtaaaactcacgctattggtacaagagattgatatgctaacgcccacctgagagagtaaccatggcgCACAAAGCGTTTTTTTCTACACCGCGTTCCAAATCATTATGCAAATGAAatttttctctgattttcctAAATAGTCTATGCAAGTGGCAGTCAGCATAATTTTTGAGTCATCAACCATTAGAGTATAATTAGAATGTTACTGAACAAACCTCCTAATGATAACggtatgtttttcaaaaataaaaaaaacttaaaatgcacTGTTCCAAATTATTACACACAAGagagtttcaaaacattttataggttgtaaagaactgaaaatggtCATTTGTTGAATTTGCACATTTAGGAGGTCATATTAACTGAAATCAAAAGCTATTTCAATCAAAAACATCTTAACAGGTCAAGTTACATATTAACATAGGAACCCTTATTTGATAGCAGCTTCACAATTCTTGCATCCATTGAAATTGCGAGTTTTTGGAGAGTTTCTGCTTGAATTTCTTTGCAGGATGTCAGAATAGCCTCCCAGAGCTGCTGTTTGGATGCAAACTGCCTCCCACCCTCATAGATCTTTTGCTTGAGGATGCTGCAAAGGTTCTCAATAGGATGGGGGCCACACCATGAGTTTCTCTTGTTTTACGTCGCTAGCAGCCAATGATGCAGCATGAGATGGTGCATTGTCATGCATGAAGATGATTTTGTTACAGAAAGCATGGTTCTTCTTTTTGTACCATGGAAGA is a genomic window containing:
- the rnaseh2c gene encoding ribonuclease H2 subunit C; translated protein: MSESRVTTLKLSTLSQAEKHPVHFLPCEIEHNREANVDRYFTPAINKNKSEMTVSFRGRGLKGQEISLPQGYTGLVLKEDHRPISDEEDRTLRVKSTFTSLTYWNLETQPTTDDTIVMAMNWPDIAEAIHGAVED